In bacterium, a genomic segment contains:
- a CDS encoding sodium-translocating pyrophosphatase: protein MHTRRLGILLTFFAVAILAPAHSSASEADLILPDLEAETFQGVTGFNLLLVGLAVCVFGMLFGMIMYRQLKGLPVHRSMKEISELIYETCKSYLITQGKFILKLELLIGFIMFVYFYWLRHLPLDRVIIILVFSLVGIAGSYCVAWFGMRINTFANSRAAFASLGGCPYPTYDIPLKAGMSVGMLLISVELIIMLGILLFIPGDYAGPCFIGFAIGESLGAAALRIAGGIFTKIADIGSDLMKIVFNIKEDDARNPGVIADCVGDNAGDSVGPTADGFETYGVTGVALITFIILAVNEATAGPDYASTQAQLLVWIFVMRILMIITSGVSYWINQMWAKARYGNSEEFNFEIPLTSLVWITSFISMGMTFLASYYLIPNLGDGTLWWKLSMIISCGTLAGALIPELVKVFTSTESAHVKEIVTSSREGGASLNILSGFIAGNFSAYWMGIAIVTLMGIAYYISTMGLAVLMVAPAIFSFGLVAFGFLGMGPVTIAVDSYGPVTDNAQSVYELSVIETQPGIQDEIKKDFGFTPAFERAKKYLEANDGAGNTFKATAKPVLIGTAVVGATTLIFSIIVILTSGLTEGLDQLSLLHPPFLLGLVTGGAMIYWFTGAATQAVATGAYRAVEFIKKNIKLDNEAQKASVEDSKRVVEICTQYAQKGMFNIFLCVLFATLAFACLEPFFFIGYLISIALFGLYQAIFMANAGGAWDNAKKVVEVELNQKGTPLHAATVVGDTVGDPFKDTSSVAMNPIIKFTTLFGLLAVELAIEMNPDIAHILAGVFFLVSVFFVRRSFYGMRIQTQK, encoded by the coding sequence ATGCACACACGTAGACTCGGGATTTTACTGACCTTTTTCGCGGTAGCTATTCTAGCGCCGGCCCACTCATCGGCCAGTGAAGCGGATCTCATTTTGCCAGACCTTGAGGCGGAAACGTTTCAGGGGGTAACCGGATTCAATTTACTGCTAGTCGGTCTGGCAGTTTGTGTCTTTGGAATGCTGTTTGGAATGATTATGTACCGGCAACTGAAGGGTTTACCTGTGCATCGATCCATGAAAGAGATTTCCGAGTTGATCTACGAAACCTGCAAGAGCTATCTGATCACACAGGGTAAATTCATCTTGAAACTGGAGTTATTGATCGGTTTTATTATGTTCGTGTATTTCTACTGGTTGCGACATCTACCTCTCGATCGAGTGATCATCATTCTCGTCTTCAGTCTTGTTGGAATCGCGGGCAGTTACTGTGTCGCATGGTTCGGGATGCGCATCAATACTTTCGCGAATTCGCGGGCAGCATTCGCTTCGCTCGGTGGATGTCCCTATCCAACCTACGACATTCCGTTAAAGGCTGGAATGAGTGTAGGCATGCTTCTGATTTCCGTTGAATTAATCATCATGCTCGGCATTCTTCTGTTCATTCCCGGTGATTACGCTGGTCCCTGTTTCATCGGTTTCGCGATCGGCGAATCCCTCGGAGCCGCTGCTCTGCGAATAGCGGGTGGAATCTTTACAAAGATAGCGGATATCGGCTCCGATCTGATGAAGATTGTTTTCAATATCAAAGAAGATGATGCTAGGAATCCAGGCGTCATCGCGGATTGCGTGGGAGATAACGCAGGAGATTCAGTCGGACCAACTGCAGATGGATTTGAAACCTACGGTGTCACCGGAGTGGCCTTAATCACGTTTATTATCCTGGCAGTCAATGAAGCCACCGCAGGACCGGACTATGCATCCACACAGGCACAGCTTCTTGTCTGGATTTTTGTGATGCGAATTCTGATGATTATCACCAGCGGAGTTTCCTACTGGATTAATCAAATGTGGGCAAAAGCCCGCTACGGGAACTCGGAAGAGTTCAATTTTGAAATTCCCCTTACCTCACTGGTCTGGATCACTTCGTTTATTTCAATGGGAATGACTTTTCTTGCGTCTTATTACTTGATCCCGAACCTTGGTGACGGCACTCTCTGGTGGAAACTTTCCATGATTATTAGTTGTGGCACTCTTGCAGGAGCGTTGATCCCGGAGCTTGTAAAAGTATTTACTTCGACTGAATCGGCTCACGTAAAAGAAATCGTGACCTCCTCCAGAGAGGGCGGCGCATCCCTCAACATTTTGTCAGGGTTTATCGCAGGCAATTTTAGCGCTTACTGGATGGGTATTGCGATCGTCACTTTAATGGGGATTGCTTATTACATTAGCACGATGGGGCTTGCTGTTTTGATGGTGGCTCCTGCGATTTTTTCTTTTGGACTGGTTGCCTTCGGATTTCTAGGAATGGGTCCGGTCACAATCGCAGTCGATTCCTATGGTCCGGTCACGGATAATGCACAATCGGTTTACGAACTTTCGGTGATTGAAACCCAGCCAGGAATTCAAGATGAAATCAAGAAGGATTTTGGCTTCACACCGGCCTTCGAACGTGCGAAGAAGTATCTCGAAGCAAATGACGGAGCAGGAAATACGTTCAAAGCGACCGCCAAACCAGTATTGATCGGGACTGCCGTAGTCGGCGCGACAACCTTAATATTTTCCATCATCGTTATATTGACCAGTGGTTTGACCGAAGGGCTGGATCAGCTTTCACTTCTTCATCCACCATTTTTGCTGGGTCTTGTTACCGGTGGGGCAATGATCTACTGGTTTACTGGAGCCGCAACTCAAGCTGTTGCCACCGGCGCGTACCGTGCTGTCGAATTCATTAAGAAGAACATCAAGCTGGACAACGAAGCTCAGAAAGCATCCGTGGAAGACAGCAAGCGCGTAGTTGAAATTTGTACCCAGTATGCGCAAAAAGGAATGTTCAATATCTTTTTATGTGTCCTTTTTGCAACTCTGGCGTTTGCCTGTCTGGAACCTTTTTTCTTTATCGGTTACCTCATCTCCATCGCTCTTTTTGGACTTTACCAGGCAATCTTTATGGCCAATGCCGGTGGCGCTTGGGACAACGCGAAAAAGGTGGTTGAAGTAGAATTAAATCAAAAAGGAACTCCACTTCATGCCGCCACCGTTGTGGGTGATACTGTTGGCGATCCTTTCAAAGACACTTCCTCCGTAGCGATGAATCCAATCATCAAGTTCACAACTCTTTTTGGGCTACTGGCCGTTGAGCTTGCAATCGAAATGAATCCTGATATTGCCCACATTCTCGCTGGTGTGTTCTTTCTGGTCTCCGTCTTTTTCGTAAGGCGTTCCTTCTACGGAATGCGTATTCAAACCCAGAAATAG
- a CDS encoding biopolymer transporter ExbD, with protein sequence MQVGSVDVPEVKSDINVTPLVDVVLVLLIIFMVVTPMLQKGVNVMLPLTTNPDKKPDNENQLIVSVKSDSTIYIDTNWVPKTDFVTQMKEMYQRSPGKEIMIKGDSRLRYKDIKKVMDMINEAGYENVGLITERVPEAS encoded by the coding sequence ATGCAAGTCGGGTCAGTTGACGTACCAGAAGTAAAATCTGATATAAACGTAACTCCGCTGGTTGACGTTGTTCTCGTTTTGTTGATTATCTTTATGGTTGTTACACCCATGCTGCAGAAAGGTGTGAACGTCATGCTTCCATTAACAACCAACCCGGATAAGAAACCGGATAACGAGAATCAATTGATTGTCTCGGTAAAATCCGATTCCACAATCTACATTGATACGAACTGGGTTCCCAAAACTGATTTTGTGACGCAGATGAAAGAAATGTATCAACGTAGCCCCGGAAAGGAGATCATGATCAAAGGGGACAGCCGCCTTCGCTACAAAGACATCAAGAAAGTCATGGACATGATCAATGAAGCCGGTTATGAAAATGTCGGTTTAATCACGGAAAGGGTTCCCGAAGCGTCTTAG
- a CDS encoding outer membrane beta-barrel protein, with the protein MKKFLLAIVLGCILFGSGTAYAGQGRNSVAVAGGLAWPENIDVTWYITAGARFHFDDNWAIEPDFGYWKQNEAERVQLQNGVLIYSLRDIHAGGNVLFIGSWGDIGMYAGGGAAAHWRKRETEQDVNPPKNNPDLEETRLGLQILWGLDIPIAHSVDFTVAIRDDFIFRDDDLDTQTVFKAYGGLRFYFD; encoded by the coding sequence TTGAAGAAATTCTTACTTGCAATAGTTCTTGGATGTATTCTGTTTGGCTCAGGCACGGCGTATGCCGGTCAAGGTAGAAACAGCGTGGCTGTAGCCGGTGGTTTGGCCTGGCCAGAAAATATCGACGTAACCTGGTACATCACAGCAGGAGCTCGTTTTCACTTTGACGATAACTGGGCAATTGAACCTGATTTTGGCTATTGGAAACAGAATGAAGCTGAAAGAGTGCAGCTGCAGAATGGTGTTCTGATTTACAGTTTGAGAGATATCCATGCCGGCGGAAACGTTCTTTTTATCGGATCCTGGGGTGATATAGGAATGTATGCGGGTGGTGGCGCAGCAGCCCATTGGCGGAAGAGAGAGACGGAACAAGACGTGAATCCTCCCAAAAACAATCCGGATCTTGAAGAAACACGTTTGGGGTTGCAGATTCTGTGGGGTTTAGATATTCCTATTGCTCACTCGGTGGATTTCACAGTGGCCATCCGCGATGATTTCATCTTCCGAGATGACGATCTCGATACGCAGACTGTGTTTAAAGCCTACGGTGGCTTGCGTTTCTACTTCGACTAA
- a CDS encoding biopolymer transporter ExbD: protein MAMALGGKGSLQSDINVTPLVDVVLVLLIIFMVVTPLLQMGYDVNVPPKATADTSQVISKEQLVVTQVNKDKVYLNREQVDIKQLPLRLSDILKHRRDKTVFYSADDELNYGLVMETMDLIRNAGADRIGIITDKVTVPS from the coding sequence ATGGCAATGGCACTCGGGGGCAAAGGCTCCCTGCAGTCTGATATTAATGTTACACCGCTTGTCGATGTCGTTTTGGTGCTGCTGATCATCTTCATGGTCGTCACACCACTGCTGCAAATGGGTTACGACGTTAATGTTCCGCCAAAGGCTACGGCGGATACATCACAGGTTATTTCCAAGGAGCAGCTGGTGGTAACACAGGTAAACAAGGATAAAGTCTATCTGAACCGGGAACAGGTCGATATCAAGCAACTTCCTCTAAGGCTCAGTGACATTCTTAAACACCGGCGCGACAAAACAGTTTTCTATTCTGCTGACGACGAGTTGAACTACGGGCTTGTGATGGAAACCATGGATTTGATTCGGAATGCCGGAGCAGACAGGATTGGAATTATCACAGACAAGGTGACCGTTCCTTCGTAG